A single window of Pectobacterium parmentieri DNA harbors:
- the xseB gene encoding exodeoxyribonuclease VII small subunit, producing the protein MPKKTEQPVSFESSLNELEKIVTRLESGELPLDDALNEFEHGIQLARQGQQKLQQAEQRVQILLSDDPDAPLSPFTPDNDSL; encoded by the coding sequence ATGCCTAAGAAGACCGAGCAGCCAGTCAGCTTTGAAAGCTCACTGAACGAACTGGAAAAAATCGTTACCCGCCTCGAATCTGGCGAACTGCCACTGGATGATGCGCTAAATGAGTTCGAGCATGGCATCCAGCTCGCTCGTCAGGGACAGCAAAAGCTGCAACAGGCAGAGCAGCGCGTACAAATCCTGCTAAGCGACGATCCCGATGCGCCGTTGTCACCGTTTACGCCGGATAATGACTCGCTATGA
- the thiI gene encoding tRNA uracil 4-sulfurtransferase ThiI, which translates to MKFIIKLFPEITIKSQSVRLRFIKILTGNIRNVLKHYDETLAVVRHWDHIEVRAKDESQRGAIRDALTRIPGIHHILEVEDHAYTDVHNIFEQALVLYRERLEGKTFCVRVKRRGKHEFSSQDVERYVGGGLNQHIETARVNLTAPQVTVHLEIEQDRLLLIKGRYEGIGGYPIGTQEDVLSLISGGFDSGVSSYMLMRRGCRVHYCFFNLGGAAHEIGVKQVAHYLWNRFGSSHRVRFIAIDFDPVVGEILEKVDDGQMGVVLKRMMVRAASKIAERYGVQALVTGEALGQVSSQTLTNLRLIDNASDTLILRPLISHDKEHIIKQARELGTEDFAKTMPEYCGVISKSPTVKAVKAKIEAEEGHFDFAILDRVVSEARNIDIREIAEQTKQDVVEVETVASFAPTDVLLDIRVPDEQDDKPLQLEQIEIKSLPFYKLGTQFGDLDQSKTYLLYCERGVMSRLQALYLREQGFSNVKVYRP; encoded by the coding sequence ATGAAGTTTATCATTAAATTGTTCCCGGAAATCACCATCAAGAGCCAATCTGTGCGGTTGCGCTTTATCAAGATTCTAACCGGAAACATTCGCAACGTATTAAAACACTATGATGAAACGCTGGCGGTTGTCCGTCACTGGGATCATATCGAAGTTCGGGCCAAAGACGAAAGCCAGCGTGGAGCGATTCGTGATGCGCTGACGAGAATTCCGGGTATTCATCATATTCTGGAAGTTGAAGATCACGCCTATACCGACGTGCATAACATCTTTGAACAGGCGTTGGTGCTGTATCGTGAACGTCTGGAAGGCAAGACGTTTTGTGTACGAGTAAAACGCCGCGGTAAGCATGAGTTTAGTTCACAGGACGTGGAACGCTATGTCGGTGGCGGGCTGAATCAGCACATTGAAACGGCGCGAGTCAATCTCACCGCTCCGCAGGTCACTGTGCATCTGGAAATCGAGCAGGATCGTCTGTTGCTGATTAAGGGCCGTTATGAAGGGATTGGCGGCTATCCGATCGGTACGCAGGAAGATGTACTGTCACTCATTTCCGGTGGTTTCGATTCCGGTGTATCCAGCTATATGTTGATGCGCCGAGGATGCCGCGTGCATTACTGCTTCTTCAATCTTGGCGGTGCAGCACACGAGATTGGTGTGAAACAGGTGGCGCATTATTTGTGGAACCGGTTTGGTAGTTCACATCGGGTGCGTTTTATTGCTATTGATTTCGATCCCGTTGTTGGTGAAATTCTGGAGAAGGTCGACGACGGGCAGATGGGCGTCGTCTTGAAGCGCATGATGGTGCGTGCGGCCTCCAAAATAGCTGAGCGTTATGGCGTTCAGGCGTTGGTGACTGGCGAAGCGCTAGGGCAGGTTTCCAGCCAGACGCTGACTAACCTGCGTTTGATCGACAATGCTTCCGATACCCTGATTTTACGCCCGCTGATCTCTCATGATAAAGAGCACATTATCAAACAGGCTCGCGAACTGGGGACGGAAGATTTCGCCAAAACGATGCCGGAATATTGCGGTGTAATCTCCAAAAGCCCGACGGTGAAGGCCGTGAAAGCGAAGATTGAGGCCGAGGAAGGCCACTTTGACTTTGCTATTCTGGATCGCGTGGTGAGTGAAGCGCGAAATATTGATATCCGTGAGATCGCCGAGCAGACCAAGCAAGACGTGGTTGAAGTCGAAACGGTCGCATCATTTGCGCCAACTGACGTGCTGCTGGATATCCGCGTGCCGGATGAACAGGACGATAAGCCGCTTCAACTGGAGCAGATCGAAATTAAATCCTTACCGTTCTACAAGCTGGGTACGCAGTTTGGCGATTTGGATCAGAGTAAAACCTATTTGCTTTACTGCGAGCGCGGCGTGATGAGCCGTTTGCAGGCGTTATATTTGCGTGAGCAAGGTTTCAGCAATGTGAAGGTATACCGTCCGTAA
- the nusB gene encoding transcription antitermination factor NusB, which produces MKPAARRRARECAVQALYSWQLSKNDIADVEHQFLSEQDVKDVDIAYFRELLAGVATQAEKLDQLMAPFLSRQIDELGQVEKAILRLAMFELSKREDVPYKVAINEAIELAKTFGAEDSHKFVNGVLDKAAPSVRKGKK; this is translated from the coding sequence GTGAAACCTGCTGCTCGTCGCCGCGCTCGTGAATGTGCGGTTCAAGCGCTTTACTCCTGGCAATTATCTAAAAATGATATTGCCGATGTTGAACACCAATTCCTGAGCGAGCAGGATGTCAAAGATGTCGACATAGCCTATTTCCGTGAATTGCTGGCGGGAGTTGCCACTCAAGCTGAGAAGCTGGATCAACTGATGGCACCTTTCCTGTCTCGCCAGATTGATGAATTGGGACAGGTTGAAAAGGCGATCCTGCGTTTGGCGATGTTTGAGCTGAGCAAGCGCGAAGATGTTCCTTACAAGGTGGCGATTAACGAAGCCATTGAACTGGCTAAAACCTTCGGTGCTGAAGATAGCCATAAGTTTGTGAATGGCGTGCTGGACAAAGCTGCTCCGAGTGTACGGAAAGGCAAGAAGTAA
- the dxs gene encoding 1-deoxy-D-xylulose-5-phosphate synthase — MSFDTAKYPTLALVETPDELRLLPKESLPKLCDELRQYLLDSVSRSSGHFASGLGTVELTVALHYIYNTPFDHLVWDVGHQAYPHKILTGRRDRISTIRQKGGLHPFPWRDESEYDVLSVGHSSTSISAGLGMAVAAEREGRGRRTVCVIGDGAITAGMAFEAMNHAGDIKSDLLVVLNDNEMSISENVGALNNHLAQLLSGKLYASLREGGKKVLSGLPPIKELVKRTEEHLKGMVVPGTLFEELGFNYIGPVDGHDVQALAHTLKNMRNLKGPQLLHIMTKKGKGYAPAEQDPISWHAVPKFDPASGTLPKSKEGAQPTYSKIFGQWLQETAAKDSKLMAVTPAMREGSGMVQFSRDYPQQYFDVAIAEQHAVTFAAGLAVGGYHPVVAIYSTFLQRAYDQVIHDVAIQNLPVLFAIDRGGIVGADGQTHQGAFDLSFLRCIPNMVIMTPSDENECRQMLHTGYHYQKGPTAVRYPRGNGTGTELTPLSELPIGKGMVRRQGETIAILNFGTLLPEAQIAAEKLNATLVDMRFVKPLDEALLEELAQSHSTFVTLEENAVMGGAGSGVNEFLMAKRLAVSVLNIGLPDIFIPQGSQEEIRADLGLDAAGIERNIIQWMK; from the coding sequence ATGAGTTTTGATACCGCGAAGTACCCTACATTGGCGTTAGTGGAAACACCGGATGAACTTCGATTGTTACCGAAAGAGAGCCTGCCAAAACTGTGCGATGAGCTGCGCCAATACCTGTTGGACAGCGTCAGCCGTTCAAGCGGACATTTTGCTTCAGGGTTAGGGACGGTTGAATTAACGGTTGCACTGCATTACATCTATAACACGCCTTTTGATCATCTGGTGTGGGATGTTGGTCATCAGGCTTATCCGCATAAGATCCTGACGGGCCGTCGCGATCGTATTTCAACAATCCGCCAAAAAGGCGGTTTGCACCCCTTCCCGTGGCGTGATGAAAGCGAATATGACGTATTAAGCGTCGGACATTCCTCCACCTCAATCAGTGCCGGGTTGGGTATGGCCGTCGCGGCCGAGCGTGAAGGTAGAGGTCGCCGTACCGTTTGTGTGATCGGCGACGGCGCGATTACTGCGGGTATGGCCTTTGAGGCGATGAACCACGCAGGCGACATCAAATCCGATCTGCTTGTTGTACTGAACGACAATGAAATGTCGATTTCGGAAAACGTCGGCGCATTGAACAACCATCTGGCACAACTATTATCCGGCAAGCTCTACGCCAGCCTGCGTGAAGGCGGTAAAAAAGTTTTATCCGGCCTGCCTCCCATCAAAGAGTTAGTGAAGCGCACCGAAGAACATCTTAAAGGCATGGTTGTACCGGGCACACTATTTGAAGAGCTGGGCTTTAATTATATTGGCCCAGTCGATGGTCATGACGTTCAGGCGCTGGCGCATACGCTGAAGAACATGCGTAATCTGAAAGGCCCGCAGCTTTTGCACATCATGACGAAGAAAGGCAAAGGTTACGCGCCTGCCGAGCAGGATCCAATCAGTTGGCACGCGGTGCCAAAATTTGATCCCGCCAGCGGCACATTGCCAAAAAGCAAAGAAGGTGCCCAACCCACCTATTCCAAGATCTTTGGTCAATGGTTACAGGAAACCGCCGCCAAAGACAGCAAGCTCATGGCAGTCACACCAGCGATGCGCGAAGGTTCCGGCATGGTGCAATTTTCGCGCGACTATCCGCAACAATATTTTGACGTAGCGATTGCCGAACAGCATGCTGTCACGTTTGCTGCTGGCCTGGCAGTCGGTGGTTATCATCCCGTCGTCGCGATTTACTCAACTTTCCTGCAACGTGCTTACGATCAGGTTATCCACGATGTAGCGATTCAGAATCTACCGGTTCTTTTTGCTATCGATCGCGGTGGTATTGTTGGTGCCGATGGGCAAACGCATCAAGGCGCGTTCGATCTCTCTTTCTTACGCTGTATCCCGAATATGGTCATCATGACGCCCAGCGATGAAAATGAATGTCGCCAGATGTTGCACACTGGCTATCACTACCAAAAAGGCCCTACCGCGGTACGCTACCCGCGTGGAAACGGTACGGGTACGGAACTGACGCCATTATCAGAACTGCCAATCGGCAAAGGTATGGTGCGTCGTCAGGGTGAAACAATCGCTATTCTGAATTTTGGTACGCTATTACCGGAAGCGCAGATTGCGGCTGAGAAGTTGAACGCCACACTCGTCGACATGCGTTTTGTGAAACCGCTGGATGAAGCGTTGCTTGAAGAGCTGGCACAGTCTCACAGCACATTCGTGACGCTGGAAGAGAATGCTGTCATGGGCGGTGCCGGGAGCGGTGTGAATGAATTTCTGATGGCGAAACGCCTTGCCGTCTCAGTGCTAAACATTGGGCTACCGGATATATTTATTCCGCAAGGTTCGCAGGAAGAAATCCGTGCCGATCTCGGTCTGGATGCCGCTGGCATTGAGCGCAACATCATACAGTGGATGAAATAA
- a CDS encoding MFS transporter, with the protein MNDNKMTSGELRATWGLGAVFSLRMLGMFMVLPVLTTYGMALQGASEALIGIAIGIYGLMQAIFQIPFGLVSDRIGRKPLIVGGLLIFAFGSIIAALSDSIWGIILGRALQGAGAISAAVMALLSDLTREQNRTKAMAFIGVSFGVTFAIAMVVGPIITHAFGLQALFWGIALLSFAGILITLTLIPSAPAHVLNRESAMVRGSFRKVLGNSRLLKLNIGIMCLHILLMSSFVALPRAMESAGLAPQDHWKIYLVTMLLSFVGVVPFIIYAEVKRRMKQVFIGCIVVLIAAEVVLWDAGNHLWQIILGVQLFFLAFNVMEALLPSLISKESPAGYKGTAMGVYSTTQFIGVAIGGSLGGGLFELYGASVVFMAGAAIAAIWLFVSFTMQEPPYLSSLRISLTDLALQDSELEQRIRTQPGVAEVVIVPDEYSAYVKIDNKKTNRQQLEQVVGHV; encoded by the coding sequence ATGAACGATAATAAAATGACCTCAGGCGAATTACGCGCCACATGGGGCTTGGGAGCTGTTTTTTCACTGCGCATGCTTGGCATGTTCATGGTGTTACCCGTTTTGACGACTTACGGCATGGCCTTGCAGGGAGCCAGTGAAGCGCTGATCGGGATTGCGATTGGTATTTACGGTCTGATGCAGGCTATTTTCCAGATCCCCTTTGGCTTAGTCTCCGATCGTATCGGCAGAAAGCCGCTGATCGTCGGGGGGTTGCTGATTTTTGCATTCGGCAGCATCATCGCAGCACTAAGTGATTCCATCTGGGGCATTATCCTTGGCCGGGCATTGCAGGGAGCAGGGGCCATCTCTGCGGCCGTCATGGCACTGCTTTCCGACTTAACACGCGAACAGAACCGAACCAAAGCCATGGCGTTTATCGGCGTTAGCTTCGGCGTCACCTTTGCTATCGCCATGGTTGTTGGCCCTATAATTACCCATGCTTTTGGCTTACAGGCGCTCTTCTGGGGCATCGCCCTTCTATCATTCGCTGGCATTCTCATTACTCTAACCTTGATTCCTTCCGCTCCTGCGCACGTCCTGAATCGAGAATCGGCGATGGTGCGTGGCAGCTTCCGCAAAGTACTCGGCAATAGCCGCTTGCTAAAGCTGAATATCGGCATTATGTGCCTTCATATCCTGCTGATGTCGAGCTTTGTCGCCCTCCCCCGCGCGATGGAATCCGCAGGACTGGCACCGCAGGATCACTGGAAAATCTATCTGGTTACTATGCTGCTCTCCTTTGTTGGCGTCGTACCCTTCATTATCTATGCCGAAGTGAAAAGGCGGATGAAACAGGTTTTCATCGGCTGCATCGTGGTATTAATCGCCGCAGAAGTCGTCCTGTGGGATGCGGGTAACCATCTCTGGCAAATTATCCTCGGCGTACAGCTATTCTTTCTGGCTTTCAACGTCATGGAGGCGCTGTTGCCATCGTTGATTAGCAAGGAATCGCCAGCGGGATACAAAGGCACCGCAATGGGCGTTTACTCCACCACACAGTTTATCGGTGTAGCAATTGGCGGGAGCCTAGGCGGTGGATTGTTTGAGCTTTATGGCGCATCTGTTGTGTTTATGGCTGGCGCAGCCATTGCCGCTATCTGGCTGTTCGTCAGTTTCACCATGCAGGAACCGCCCTATCTCAGCAGTCTAAGAATCTCGCTGACCGATTTAGCATTGCAGGATAGTGAGTTGGAACAGAGAATCCGCACCCAGCCTGGCGTTGCTGAAGTGGTTATCGTGCCGGATGAGTACAGCGCCTATGTGAAGATCGACAACAAAAAGACCAATCGGCAGCAGTTAGAACAAGTAGTGGGCCACGTTTAA
- the thiL gene encoding thiamine-phosphate kinase, with translation MVEGEFDLIARYFNRVRSSRRDVELGIGDDCALLTVADKQLLAVSTDTLVSGVHFLPDIDPADLGYKSLAVNLSDLAAMGADPAWLSLAITLPKSNSQWLSAYSDSLFELLDYYGMQLVGGDTTRGPLSLTLTIHGLVPAGRALTRRGARIGDWIYVTGSLGDSAAGLAILQNSLRVDDEDTRQGLMQRHLRPQPRILQGQALRDLASSAIDLSDGLISDLQHILKASECGARIHLDAIPQSDWLRSCTDEEQALRWALSGGEDYELCFTVPEINRGALELALGHLGADYTCIGQIGPSSEGLRFFRDNKATELNWKGYDHFSEQG, from the coding sequence ATGGTTGAAGGTGAGTTTGACCTTATTGCCCGCTATTTTAATCGGGTTCGAAGTTCACGTCGCGATGTCGAGTTAGGCATCGGTGATGATTGTGCGTTACTGACGGTGGCTGATAAGCAACTGCTGGCGGTGAGTACCGACACACTCGTATCTGGCGTTCATTTCCTACCAGATATCGATCCCGCCGATCTGGGTTACAAATCTCTGGCGGTCAATTTAAGCGATCTGGCTGCAATGGGTGCCGATCCTGCCTGGCTTTCTCTGGCCATTACTCTACCTAAAAGCAATAGCCAGTGGCTGTCCGCCTATAGCGACAGCTTATTTGAGCTGCTTGATTATTATGGCATGCAGTTGGTCGGCGGCGATACGACGCGTGGTCCATTGAGCCTGACGTTAACTATCCACGGCCTGGTGCCCGCAGGTCGGGCGTTGACGCGTCGCGGAGCCAGAATTGGTGACTGGATTTATGTTACCGGTTCATTAGGCGATAGCGCTGCCGGTCTGGCTATCCTCCAAAACTCACTGCGTGTTGATGATGAAGATACGCGTCAGGGATTGATGCAGCGTCACCTTCGCCCTCAGCCTAGAATTTTGCAAGGGCAGGCGTTGCGCGATCTGGCCAGCTCGGCCATCGATCTTTCCGACGGCCTTATCTCGGATCTCCAGCATATACTTAAAGCCAGCGAGTGCGGTGCACGTATTCATCTCGATGCGATTCCGCAATCTGATTGGCTACGAAGCTGTACTGACGAAGAGCAGGCGTTGCGTTGGGCGCTATCTGGTGGAGAAGATTATGAGTTGTGCTTTACCGTGCCAGAAATTAACCGCGGTGCATTGGAACTTGCTTTAGGGCATCTCGGTGCTGACTATACCTGTATCGGACAAATCGGGCCTTCATCGGAAGGATTACGCTTTTTCAGAGATAATAAAGCGACCGAGTTGAATTGGAAGGGATATGACCATTTTAGTGAGCAAGGCTGA
- the ispA gene encoding (2E,6E)-farnesyl diphosphate synthase produces MTDFNTQLNAHYQRTNRMLGHFIADLPFQSSPLVNAMEYGSLLGGKRLRPFLVYTTGELFGMPLESLDAPAAAVECIHAYSLIHDDLPAMDDDDLRRGQPTCHIKFGEANAILAGDALQTLAFSILADAPMPQVSDRDRLAMLSELAHASGVAGMCGGQSFDLEAEGHQVDLVALERIHRHKTGALIRAAVRLGAFAAGDAGRAALPHLDRYANAIGLAFQVQDDILDVVGDSATTGKRQGADQQLGKSTYPSLLGLDNARKKAQELYQESLASLDDLIASSPTSLNIAPLQALANFIVERDK; encoded by the coding sequence ATGACCGATTTCAACACGCAACTGAACGCGCATTACCAACGCACTAACCGCATGTTGGGGCATTTTATCGCTGACCTCCCCTTTCAGAGTAGTCCACTAGTCAATGCAATGGAGTACGGCTCACTCTTAGGGGGCAAACGCCTGCGTCCGTTTCTGGTTTATACTACGGGCGAATTGTTTGGCATGCCGCTAGAAAGTCTGGATGCCCCTGCTGCGGCAGTAGAATGTATCCACGCCTATTCATTGATTCATGACGATCTGCCAGCGATGGACGACGACGATTTACGCCGCGGACAACCGACCTGTCACATCAAATTTGGTGAAGCCAATGCCATTCTGGCGGGTGATGCATTGCAAACGCTGGCATTCTCTATTCTGGCCGACGCACCGATGCCGCAGGTCTCCGACCGCGATCGGCTGGCAATGCTCTCAGAATTGGCTCACGCCAGTGGCGTAGCAGGTATGTGTGGTGGTCAGTCTTTCGATCTGGAAGCGGAAGGTCATCAGGTTGATCTGGTTGCATTAGAGCGGATCCATCGCCACAAAACGGGGGCATTGATCCGCGCCGCTGTCCGACTGGGCGCATTCGCCGCAGGTGACGCAGGGCGTGCAGCCTTACCTCACTTGGATCGTTATGCTAACGCGATTGGGCTCGCTTTTCAGGTTCAGGACGATATTCTCGATGTTGTTGGCGACAGTGCGACAACAGGCAAACGTCAGGGTGCAGACCAGCAGTTAGGTAAAAGCACCTACCCCAGCCTGCTGGGGTTAGATAACGCACGAAAAAAAGCACAGGAGCTTTATCAGGAGTCACTGGCATCGCTGGACGATCTCATCGCATCTAGCCCAACATCCCTGAATATTGCACCACTACAAGCGCTGGCGAATTTCATCGTTGAACGCGATAAGTAA
- a CDS encoding YajQ family cyclic di-GMP-binding protein, whose translation MPSFDIVSEIDMQEVRNAVENATRDLSTRWDFRNVPASFELNEKSQSIKVASESDFQVQQLVDILREKLVKRGIEGGALEIPEEMEHSGKTYSVEAKLKQGIETTLAKQIIKLIKDSKLKVQAQIQGEQVRVTGKSRDDLQGVMALIRGGNLGQPFQFTNFRD comes from the coding sequence ATGCCATCTTTCGATATTGTTTCGGAAATTGATATGCAGGAAGTCCGTAACGCGGTGGAAAATGCGACGCGCGATCTGAGCACCCGCTGGGATTTTCGCAATGTTCCGGCTAGCTTTGAACTGAATGAGAAATCACAGAGTATCAAAGTGGCCAGCGAGTCTGATTTTCAGGTACAACAACTGGTTGATATTCTGCGTGAAAAGTTGGTTAAGCGCGGTATTGAAGGCGGTGCGCTGGAAATTCCAGAAGAGATGGAACACAGCGGCAAAACGTACAGTGTGGAAGCGAAGCTGAAGCAAGGTATTGAAACTACGTTGGCGAAGCAAATTATCAAGCTGATTAAAGACAGCAAGCTAAAAGTGCAGGCGCAGATTCAGGGTGAACAGGTTCGCGTCACAGGGAAATCACGTGATGATTTACAAGGTGTGATGGCGTTGATTCGTGGTGGCAATTTGGGACAACCGTTCCAGTTTACCAACTTCCGCGATTGA
- the panE gene encoding 2-dehydropantoate 2-reductase, giving the protein MKITVLGCGALGQLWLAALHQQGHDLQGWLRIPQPYCSVNVTLLDGQHCNLNLTANDPDHLAQSELLLVTLKAWQVSDAVTVLLPQLNPHCTILLLHNGMGTREELPPLQQPLVLGITTHAARRDATNVVHVAAGTTHIGTFNGDSSQSHLAEILHQALPDVAWHSNISATCWLKLAANCVINPLTVKYHCANGELAAYPELITSLCQEVANVMEREGFHTSRDSLQLYVNQIIQNTAANTSSMLQDIIAQRHTEIDYITGYLLHRARLHGLTLPENARLFDYIKQKENDYDRIGTGVSGAW; this is encoded by the coding sequence ATGAAAATCACCGTTCTTGGCTGTGGCGCGCTGGGGCAACTTTGGCTCGCCGCGTTGCATCAACAAGGACATGATCTCCAGGGATGGCTGCGCATTCCGCAACCGTATTGTTCGGTCAATGTCACCCTGTTGGACGGCCAGCACTGCAATCTCAACCTAACGGCTAACGATCCCGATCATCTTGCCCAGAGCGAACTGCTACTGGTCACGCTAAAAGCCTGGCAAGTTTCCGATGCCGTTACCGTACTGTTGCCCCAACTCAACCCGCATTGCACGATTTTGCTGTTACATAACGGGATGGGTACGCGGGAAGAGTTACCGCCACTACAGCAGCCGCTGGTGCTTGGTATCACCACCCACGCGGCCCGGCGCGACGCAACCAACGTCGTCCACGTTGCCGCAGGCACTACGCATATCGGTACGTTTAACGGAGACAGTAGTCAAAGCCATTTGGCAGAAATACTGCATCAGGCCTTACCGGATGTGGCTTGGCATAGCAATATCAGCGCGACCTGCTGGCTCAAACTGGCTGCTAACTGCGTCATCAATCCACTGACGGTGAAATATCACTGCGCCAATGGCGAACTTGCCGCATATCCGGAGCTAATTACTTCACTTTGTCAGGAGGTGGCCAATGTCATGGAACGGGAAGGCTTCCACACATCGCGAGACAGTCTGCAACTCTACGTTAATCAAATTATTCAGAACACCGCGGCAAATACCTCATCGATGTTGCAGGACATCATCGCTCAGCGACATACTGAAATTGACTACATTACCGGGTATTTGCTGCACCGTGCGCGTCTCCACGGTCTGACGCTCCCCGAGAATGCCCGCCTATTTGACTACATTAAGCAAAAGGAAAACGATTATGACCGCATCGGCACTGGTGTGTCTGGCGCCTGGTAG
- a CDS encoding cytochrome o ubiquinol oxidase subunit IV: MSHSTTDHAGASHGSVKSYVIGFVLSVILTVIPFSMVMSGTASHNAILFTVVGCAVVQILVHLVYFLHLNTSSEERWNVVALVFAVLIIAIVVVGSIWIMMSAHHNMMIQ, from the coding sequence ATGAGTCATTCAACAACCGATCATGCAGGTGCCAGCCACGGTAGCGTTAAATCGTATGTGATAGGTTTTGTTCTGTCTGTTATTTTGACAGTCATTCCTTTCAGTATGGTCATGAGCGGCACTGCCTCGCACAACGCCATTCTTTTCACGGTGGTGGGATGTGCAGTGGTTCAAATTCTGGTGCATCTGGTGTACTTCCTGCACCTGAATACGTCCTCAGAAGAGCGCTGGAACGTGGTGGCTCTTGTGTTTGCCGTCCTGATTATCGCGATTGTTGTCGTGGGCTCCATCTGGATTATGATGAGCGCACACCACAATATGATGATCCAGTAA
- the yajL gene encoding protein deglycase YajL, whose protein sequence is MTASALVCLAPGSEEIEAVTTIDLLVRAGIQVTLASVASDGDLEIVCSRGVRLLADAPLAMVADRPFDVLVLPGGLKGAECFRDSPILVECIRQTHLEGKIVAAMCATPALVLEYHQLFPVGNMTGYPTFKESIAPEKWMDKRVVYDPRVNLLTTQGPGTSMDFALKIIDLLLGKEKAAEVAAQLILPPGIYNYHD, encoded by the coding sequence ATGACCGCATCGGCACTGGTGTGTCTGGCGCCTGGTAGTGAAGAAATTGAAGCCGTCACGACTATCGATCTGCTTGTCCGGGCGGGTATTCAGGTAACACTTGCCAGCGTGGCAAGCGATGGCGACCTTGAAATCGTCTGTTCACGCGGGGTAAGGCTGCTGGCCGATGCGCCACTGGCTATGGTCGCCGATCGGCCTTTCGATGTGCTTGTGCTACCGGGCGGGTTAAAAGGTGCGGAGTGCTTCCGCGATAGCCCAATACTGGTGGAATGCATTCGGCAAACGCATCTGGAAGGAAAAATTGTCGCTGCCATGTGTGCCACACCGGCGCTGGTGCTTGAATATCATCAGTTGTTCCCCGTAGGAAACATGACGGGCTATCCCACATTCAAAGAGAGTATAGCGCCAGAGAAATGGATGGATAAACGCGTCGTCTACGATCCACGCGTGAATCTGTTAACCACACAAGGGCCTGGCACCAGTATGGATTTCGCTCTGAAGATCATTGATTTGCTGCTGGGGAAAGAAAAAGCCGCTGAGGTCGCCGCACAGCTCATTCTGCCGCCGGGAATTTATAACTATCACGATTAA
- the cyoE gene encoding heme o synthase — translation MIKQYLQVTKPGIIFGNLISVIGGFLLAAQGRIDYPLFLATLMGVSLVVASGCVFNNVIDRDIDKKMERTKNRVLVKGLISLKVTLVYASLLGIAGFALLYIAANPLAMWLAVMGFVVYVGVYSLYMKRHSVYGTLIGSLSGAAPPVIGYCAVSNQFDAGALILLLIFSLWQMPHSYAIAIFRFKDYQAANIPVLPVVKGISVAKNHITLYIVAFAVATLMLSLGGYAGYKYLIVAAAVSVWWLGMALSGYKNAIDDRVWARKLFVFSIVAITSLSVMMSVDSMAPAHEVLLTYLR, via the coding sequence ATGATTAAGCAATACCTGCAAGTTACTAAACCAGGAATTATTTTCGGAAATCTGATTTCCGTTATCGGTGGGTTTCTCCTTGCGGCACAGGGCCGCATTGATTATCCCTTGTTTCTCGCCACCCTCATGGGTGTGTCGTTAGTCGTTGCGTCTGGCTGCGTGTTTAACAACGTCATTGACCGCGATATCGATAAGAAAATGGAGAGAACCAAAAATCGGGTTCTGGTAAAGGGACTGATTTCGCTGAAGGTAACACTGGTTTACGCATCGCTGTTAGGTATTGCGGGTTTTGCCCTGCTGTACATCGCGGCCAACCCGCTGGCCATGTGGCTGGCGGTGATGGGCTTCGTCGTGTATGTCGGTGTATATAGCCTGTACATGAAGCGGCATTCTGTTTATGGCACGCTGATTGGTAGCCTGTCCGGCGCGGCACCACCCGTTATCGGTTACTGTGCCGTCAGCAACCAGTTCGACGCTGGCGCGTTGATTCTACTGCTGATCTTTAGCCTGTGGCAGATGCCGCATTCCTACGCGATCGCGATTTTCCGCTTTAAGGATTATCAGGCTGCCAATATCCCGGTGCTACCTGTTGTGAAGGGTATCTCCGTTGCGAAAAACCACATTACGCTCTATATCGTCGCGTTTGCAGTAGCAACATTGATGCTATCTCTCGGCGGCTATGCTGGCTATAAATACCTGATCGTTGCCGCAGCGGTCAGTGTATGGTGGTTGGGTATGGCGTTGTCGGGCTATAAAAACGCGATAGATGACCGCGTATGGGCAAGAAAGCTGTTTGTTTTCTCCATCGTCGCGATTACCTCACTGAGCGTGATGATGTCCGTGGATTCAATGGCGCCAGCGCATGAAGTTCTGCTGACCTATCTGCGTTAA